In the genome of Puniceicoccaceae bacterium, one region contains:
- a CDS encoding DUF4386 domain-containing protein, which produces MHSFIRSPNCYARIAGLSYLLIIGFGLTGQLFIRDALIVYGDAGLTASNILQNGTIWRLGITGDVLMHALDIPVMIILYLLLKQVHQPLALVSVAFNLAQTAVLVANKLLMLVPLVLMNHSEYVAAFDMNQIHAQVMLLADLHNYGFGLGLIFFGCACIGYGLLVFKSRYFPRFLGVLMMVAGASYLTNSLTLLIAPSFSGVVFPILLLSFIGELTFALWLVFKGIHLDQWHQAVGREG; this is translated from the coding sequence ATGCATTCTTTTATCAGATCACCCAATTGTTACGCCAGAATTGCAGGCCTTTCGTATCTTTTGATCATTGGCTTTGGTCTTACTGGGCAACTGTTTATCAGAGATGCGTTGATCGTTTATGGCGATGCAGGCTTGACGGCCAGCAATATCCTTCAGAACGGAACAATTTGGCGGCTGGGTATTACCGGTGATGTGCTGATGCATGCGCTGGATATTCCCGTTATGATCATTCTTTATCTCCTGCTGAAGCAGGTTCACCAACCATTGGCTCTAGTTTCAGTCGCTTTCAATTTGGCGCAAACGGCTGTGCTTGTTGCCAACAAGCTGCTGATGCTGGTGCCGCTGGTCCTCATGAATCATTCAGAGTATGTTGCGGCTTTTGACATGAACCAAATCCATGCACAAGTGATGTTGCTGGCGGATTTGCACAATTACGGCTTTGGGCTGGGTTTGATTTTCTTTGGTTGTGCTTGCATCGGATATGGATTGCTTGTTTTCAAGTCGCGCTATTTTCCAAGATTTCTTGGAGTGCTCATGATGGTAGCAGGTGCAAGTTACTTGACCAATAGCCTGACCTTGCTGATTGCTCCCTCTTTTTCCGGAGTGGTATTTCCCATCTTGCTGCTCTCTTTTATCGGCGAGCTTACCTTTGCCCTATGGCTGGTTTTCAAGGGCATTCATCTTGATCAATGGCATCAAGCAGTGGGTCGAGAGGGGTAG